Proteins from a single region of Mytilus trossulus isolate FHL-02 chromosome 2, PNRI_Mtr1.1.1.hap1, whole genome shotgun sequence:
- the LOC134706997 gene encoding uncharacterized protein LOC134706997 isoform X1 — protein MINQTEALILVNMGAVKSRFLELINRGEMETYMYGSKHHLIDTASLSTCQQPREVIKMTITKTELATVPDSIGRFVNVTKLDLSNNLVDFIPWSIVCLKQLEVLNLSHNKLKALPSTMFRIQGTFPRLTIIDLSYNLFERLPTELLVFENKLKTLKILNVEGNVGLVAPPLDLCMQGIETIYASLRKRQNRTDEWARWKPYYEDNFTRLKPLIEICIETIIDSKIDYLSATSVPPIIKKFLTSAEKFQEMLGPNVMKCSTCKRYFTKEAVFDNHVCFKEKRIQQRR, from the exons ATGATTAACCAAACAGAAGCACTGATATTAG TCAACATGGGTGCAGTGAAAAGCAGGTTTTTAGAGTTGATAAATAGAGGAGAAAtggaaacatacatgtatgggTCAAAGCACCATCTTATTGATACAGCCTCATTATCAACATGCCAACAACCACGAGAAGTGATCAAAATGACTATCACAAAAACTGAACTTGCTACTGTTCCGGATTCCATTGGCCGCTTTGTTAATGTTACAAAACTTGatctttcaaataatttggtagATTTTATACCATGGtcaattgtttgtttaaaacaattagAAGTGTTAAATTTATCACATAACAAGTTAAAAGCACTTCCGTCGACTATGTTTCGTATTCAGGGTACATTTCCAAGACTGACTATCATAGATTTGAGTTATAACTTGTTTGAAAGACTACCTACAGAACTTCTTGTGTTTGAGAACAAATTGAAAACACTGAAAATACTGAATGTTGAAGGGAATGTTGGTTTAGTAGCCCCACCATTAGATTTGTGTATGCAAGGAATAGAAACTATATATGCCTCACTCAGAAAACGTCAAAATAGGACAGATGAATGGGCACGATGGAAACCATATTATGAAGACAATTTTACACGTTTGAAACCATTGATTGAAATATGCATTGAAACCATCATTGATTCCAAGATTGATTATTTGTCTGCTACAAGTGTGCCACCAATCATTAAAAAATTCTTAACTTCAGCAGAAAAATTCCAAGAGATGTTGGGACCCAATGTAATGAAATGCAGTACATGCAAAAGATATTTCACTAAAGAGGCAGTGTTTGACAATCATGTGTGTTTTAAAGAGAAAAGAATACAACAAAGAAGATGA
- the LOC134706997 gene encoding uncharacterized protein LOC134706997 isoform X2 gives MGAVKSRFLELINRGEMETYMYGSKHHLIDTASLSTCQQPREVIKMTITKTELATVPDSIGRFVNVTKLDLSNNLVDFIPWSIVCLKQLEVLNLSHNKLKALPSTMFRIQGTFPRLTIIDLSYNLFERLPTELLVFENKLKTLKILNVEGNVGLVAPPLDLCMQGIETIYASLRKRQNRTDEWARWKPYYEDNFTRLKPLIEICIETIIDSKIDYLSATSVPPIIKKFLTSAEKFQEMLGPNVMKCSTCKRYFTKEAVFDNHVCFKEKRIQQRR, from the coding sequence ATGGGTGCAGTGAAAAGCAGGTTTTTAGAGTTGATAAATAGAGGAGAAAtggaaacatacatgtatgggTCAAAGCACCATCTTATTGATACAGCCTCATTATCAACATGCCAACAACCACGAGAAGTGATCAAAATGACTATCACAAAAACTGAACTTGCTACTGTTCCGGATTCCATTGGCCGCTTTGTTAATGTTACAAAACTTGatctttcaaataatttggtagATTTTATACCATGGtcaattgtttgtttaaaacaattagAAGTGTTAAATTTATCACATAACAAGTTAAAAGCACTTCCGTCGACTATGTTTCGTATTCAGGGTACATTTCCAAGACTGACTATCATAGATTTGAGTTATAACTTGTTTGAAAGACTACCTACAGAACTTCTTGTGTTTGAGAACAAATTGAAAACACTGAAAATACTGAATGTTGAAGGGAATGTTGGTTTAGTAGCCCCACCATTAGATTTGTGTATGCAAGGAATAGAAACTATATATGCCTCACTCAGAAAACGTCAAAATAGGACAGATGAATGGGCACGATGGAAACCATATTATGAAGACAATTTTACACGTTTGAAACCATTGATTGAAATATGCATTGAAACCATCATTGATTCCAAGATTGATTATTTGTCTGCTACAAGTGTGCCACCAATCATTAAAAAATTCTTAACTTCAGCAGAAAAATTCCAAGAGATGTTGGGACCCAATGTAATGAAATGCAGTACATGCAAAAGATATTTCACTAAAGAGGCAGTGTTTGACAATCATGTGTGTTTTAAAGAGAAAAGAATACAACAAAGAAGATGA